From Oncorhynchus mykiss isolate Arlee chromosome 6, USDA_OmykA_1.1, whole genome shotgun sequence, the proteins below share one genomic window:
- the LOC110525715 gene encoding transcobalamin-2 — MYALYIVSGLLALVASDPCDPVGSEHSELLLSLNKKLLRSLEDQETSPNPSVHLSLRLSTHHNLGKESDHLNALKTDLHNDIESSLANSQPVVGLLALYTLALKASCYDLNTLTFTVNQRSETLLTQLKRQMALEKEHITFSHRPLTNYYQYSLGVLALCVSGVRVNSHVSKKLIGAVDHEHIKHGDSDCIDTFAMAGMALQCLKESDTQVQDAALDKALGIIKQKLLDSRRADGHMGNEFSTGLAVQALLAMGSQVQECSTSMEAMRSDVRKGTYLNPMAMSQTLPALQQKNYLQVKGKQCRNEDDSLVLEARKPVRVLQRNTKVALKLEVVKSHGAPDAYSVDVPTGTSLVYALELLQKKNIGFTFEKEPSLWGPFLSVVNGERARQIDRRYWRLSSDGNTLSQGIKDFKIETAQQITIENTSY, encoded by the exons ATCCTGTAGGATCGGAACATAGTGAGCTGCTCCTCTCACTCAATAAGAAGCTGCTGCGTTCTCTGGAGGACCAGGAAACATCCCCTAATCCGAGTGTGCACCTGTCCCTGCGTCTGTCCACTCACCACAACCTTGGCAAGGAGAGTGATCACCTGAATGCACTCAAAACAGATTTACACAATGACATTGAGAG CTCTCTGGCTAATAGCCAGCCAGTGGTGGGTCTCCTGGCCCTTTACACTCTGGCCCTGAAGGCCTCCTGCTATGATCTCAACACCCTGACCTTCACCGTCAACCAGAGGAGCGAGACCCTGCTGACTCAGCTCAAGCGACAGATGGCACTGGAGAAAGAGCACATCACCT tcaGTCACCGTCCTCTGACAAATTACTACCAGTACTCTCTAGGCGTGCTGGCACTGTGTGTGAGTGGAGTTAGAGTCAACTCTCATGTCAGCAAGAAGCTCATCGGGGCTGTAGACCATGAACATATCAAACATGGAGACTCCGATTGCATCG ACACGTTTGCCATGGCTGGAATGGCCCTACAGTGCCTGAAGGAGTCTGACACTCAGGTGCAGGATGCGGCTCTTGACAAGGCCCTTGGCATCATCAAGCAGAAGCTACTGGACTCCCGGCGGGCTGATGGTCACATGGGCAATGAGTTCAGCACAGGCCTGGCAGTGCAG GCCCTGCTGGCTATGGGCAGCCAGGTGCAGGAGTGTTCTACCTCAATGGAGGCCATGAGGTCAGATGTGAGGAAGGGAACATATCTCAACCCCATGGCCATGTCCCAAACTCTGCCTGCCCTCCAGCAAAAGAACTATCTGCAAGTCAAGGGCAAGCAGTGCCGCAATGAGGATG ACAGCCTAGTCCTGGAGGCCAGGAAGCCAGTGAGGGTGTTACAGCGCAATACCAAAGTAGCCCTGAAGTTGGAGGTGGTCAAATCACATGGGGCTCCTGATGCCTATTCTGTTGATGTGCCAACGGGCACCTCGTTGGTTTATGCCCTTGAACTCCTTCAAAAGAAGAACATTGGCTTCAC GTTTGAGAAGGAGCCCAGCCTGTGGGGACCCTTCCTGAGCGTGGTGAATGGGGAACGGGCTCGACAGATCGACCGTAGATACTGGCGCCTCTCGTCAGACGGCAACACTCTCAGCCAGG GTATCAAAGACTTCAAGATTGAGACGGCTCAACAGATCACCATCGAAAACACCAGCTACTGA